In Nerophis lumbriciformis linkage group LG01, RoL_Nlum_v2.1, whole genome shotgun sequence, the genomic stretch ctaattaatgatgaatatgttccccatactaaagtgttaccttgtttttttactggtgcacaaaatgaaccgtgcatgaacatcaccttgttcaaacaacaaaaccaacacagtgcataaactcacaacaaattacacacctgcaaatcagtgtgacttttgctgttgccaatagggagaagtttttatttacacgatgagtcgggtgtgtcttgacctccgccgaacccttgagcccgactcaccgaacccctaggattcgatcgaacccaggttaagaaccactgagctagactctctggcggtggtgtcagagaggagaagtctagcaaaactccaagccattatggacaacacctcccagccactacactcggaccttgcggggagaatgagcacgttcagtggaaggctcagactcccaaaatgcaacacggaacgacacaagaggtccttcataccgacagccatcagactgtataatgcatatgtcatacttgccaaccttgagacctctgatttcgggaggtggggggagagggatggggtgggcgtggtcgggggtggggcgggggcgtggttaggggcgtggttaagaggggaggagtatatttacagctagaattcaccaagtcaagtatttcatatatatatatatatatatatatatatatatatatataagaaatacttgactttcagtgaattctagctatatatacatatgtattttattatatatatatatatatatatatatatatatatatatatatatatatatatatatatatatatatatatatatatatgtatatataaataaaagaaatacttgaatttcagtgttcatttatttacacatatacacacacacaacactcatctactcattgttgagttaagggttgaattgtccatccttgttctattctctgtcactatttttctaaccatgctgaacaccctctctgattatgcattgatgtgtggcacgcacaaaagtgctttcatcaaatgcattagagtctggaatcttccatctctccctagcatggcccaaaaccggtcaatctttgcttcctgaggaagatcttcagtgccaagcacttggtagtccactacttcttcctggaggatatccaggtccaatcgcagctgcggcttggaacttacaagctgttatgagagtagagtatgtgtgtgtgtggccctttaataggtgagcatgtgaggtgagggacgtcagtgagtgtgtgggcgagagaagagagggagcggtagcgtgagtgcgggcggggactagtttgttttgtgttggattggctgtgtgcaagcaatcaataaagcacgatttgcaactaatcgcaggactgaggcaggaaaggtgcaacaaagcatatttcttcatcttacttgtcgtcggcgtcgccatggctgtatcttcctcgttcttctgctttgtctccttgttatgtgcgcagttgtgcactgcactctctaaaagccgtatatgttattgatgttatagatggcagtattgtcctgttaaagagtgtcacaacattgctgtttacggcagacgaactgctttacggtagacaaaaacatgactgctgttgttgtgtgttgttaccgcgctgggaggacgttaatgaaactgcctaacaataaacccacataagaaaccaagaactcgccctccatcattcaacagttataacgtgtttgggcaggcacgctgtttatatcgtgggaaagctccgcctgaatttcgggagattttcgggagaaaatttgtcccgagaggttttcgggagaggcgctgaatttcgggagtctcccggaaaatccgggagggttggcaagtatgacatatgttCCTtcctgactgcacttaaatgtagagtttatgtagaatatatttatattatttatatattttatgttatatatatatatattatataatattatttataattattattgtctattctgagcgaactgtggtgctgaatttcccccagggatcaataaagtactttctattctattctattctattctataataggcctatatatctgtatcatgaaacaatttaagtggaccccgacttaaacaagttgaaaaacttattcgggtgttaccatttagtggtcaattgtacggaataagtactgcactgtgcaatctactaataaaagtttcaatgatTCAATCAAACCCGGAGAAAACACACTCCAGTACAGTATGTAGCGGTATGCACTTAACGTTGGTTGCGAACCGCCAataaaatgaagaagaagaaaactcgGGCATTTCCGGCTCCCTTCGTCACAGCGACGATCACATGACGCCATTTGTTGAGCAGCGCTCGGGTTAGCTACACATACACACCTGTGATGCTGGCTAGCTAGCGCCGGACTCCCGCGTTGTTCTTCTCATATAAGCTAGAAAAGTGATAAATGTACCAATAAAACTGCTTCAAGaagtcaaaggttggaattgcgcttttttttcttcttttttttttttagctttgttTTCGCCAAGGACCTCCGAGCGAAGCTGTGcgcgttagctagctagcgctgCCAAGTGAGTTGCCTTCCAAGCTGCGAGAAACAAAAACAAGCATCGCCATGAATGTTGACGGCGTTAATCAGTCCGTCACCAGTAGAGCTTCTTCTACTGTCACCACGTCTTCGACTGCGAGTAATTGTATCACAAATGACAACGCAACAACTAACGTCCCTTCAAACACCAGCAATGGTAATAATGCAAATTGTGTCTCAACCTAAGGCACATCTACCGAACTATTCTTAGTGCATCATAAGAAAGGCTTGCTTGTGATGCATGTGTTAAATAATCAGGACATCACACACAATTCTATTATTCTATATTGATCATTACTTAACTGCCTTTCAGCTTCAACCTCGGCGGCCTTGGTGACGTCATCATCAGACTCTTCTGTCTCCAATGGAGTTTATGTTCCTGGAGGCATCACAAATGGAGACATAAAGCCCAACGTTTCCACAACCCCACTGGCTGACTTTGTCATGCAGCTGGAAGAGTACACACCTACGGTAAGAGTAACAAACTGTCTaacacagacctgggcaaattaaggcccaggggaCACATGTGGCcctttgagcttttcaatctggccccctggacattcccaaataatttttttttgatctttaagatggaaaccagctgccattatgatgtgcagtcatgttttctaatgaccgtaagtcttcaactgtacaaagtatttcaattagGGACAGGggtgccgaaaagggggggtaaaggagacggattctaggggcccatgatggaggggggcccaaagaggcccctaatgatgatgaaattataatacagaaaaaataatgacactgtgttggccctgtagagattcttttcatggggcccaaaatccctagcggcgcccatgattagggatgtccgataatggctttttgccgatatccgatatgccgatattgtccaactctttaattaccgataccgatatcaaccgatatatacagtcgtggaattaacacattattatgcctaatttggacaaccaggtatggtgaagataaggtactttttaaaaaaaattaataaaataagataaataaattaaaaacattttcttgaataaaaaaagaaagtaaaacaatacaaaaacagttacatagaaactagtaattaatgaaaattagtacaattaactgttaaaggttagtactattagtggaccagcagcacgcacaatcatgtgt encodes the following:
- the taf10 gene encoding transcription initiation factor TFIID subunit 10 — encoded protein: MNVDGVNQSVTSRASSTVTTSSTASNCITNDNATTNVPSNTSNASTSAALVTSSSDSSVSNGVYVPGGITNGDIKPNVSTTPLADFVMQLEEYTPTIPDAVTGYYLNRAGFEASDPRIIRLISLASQKFISDIANDALQYCKMKGTASGSSRSKTKDKKYTLTMEDLGPALSEYGINVKKPYYFT